In Zobellia roscoffensis, the following are encoded in one genomic region:
- a CDS encoding RagB/SusD family nutrient uptake outer membrane protein, protein MKYINIKQFGVLIALFATIGCEDVLDTEASDAFTEDIIYSEPDQVERLVYPVYNSTESWGLNKAQWWSRRFNIEVGSFEAKFNFNDLDQLRLRAGWSPSNVGVLAEKWSTYWDYIRLANEFLDRIDDSEAMKTAPDEVAILKAEMKFLRANIYSKLIKYYGGVPILENALGLDADFALVRNSYEECVDFVVKELDEAAAILPETRPDNEFGRATKLAALSVKSRTLLYAASTLHDPATEPSGPLYDYTKASKWQDASDAAKEIIDLVGARDLIAVADVKEYQDLFLSPNQDILFARAYSALYYDFGTDANSLWNQTQAPSGFGSWALSSPTHNFALLFNMADGSSTSDGSYDPANPNANREMRFYADLFYQGSEFRGRQVDYALADNPSEATPHGLDSPEGLGNTAHSSKTGYNIRKFQDESVGLTEVSPNRPFILYRLAEIYLNYAEAQYELGQEGTAREFASKVATRGLQPAITASGTDLLEAIKRERRVELAFEGHNFFDERRWMNEAHLGFDVKGLSWKKATDGTLSNEEYTVVERPWFERQYYLPIPQSEVEKAPSMVQNVGY, encoded by the coding sequence ATGAAATATATTAATATAAAGCAATTTGGGGTCTTGATTGCCCTTTTTGCGACAATAGGTTGTGAAGATGTATTGGATACAGAAGCTTCGGATGCTTTTACTGAAGACATTATTTACAGTGAACCTGATCAGGTAGAAAGATTGGTTTACCCGGTTTACAACAGTACAGAAAGTTGGGGTTTGAACAAAGCTCAATGGTGGTCCAGAAGATTTAATATTGAAGTGGGTTCTTTTGAAGCAAAGTTCAACTTTAATGATTTAGATCAACTTAGATTAAGAGCAGGTTGGTCCCCAAGTAATGTTGGGGTTCTAGCTGAAAAATGGAGTACCTATTGGGATTATATCCGTCTTGCCAACGAGTTTTTAGATCGCATAGATGATAGTGAAGCTATGAAAACGGCTCCGGACGAAGTCGCTATTCTTAAGGCCGAAATGAAATTCCTTCGTGCCAATATCTACAGTAAGCTAATTAAATATTATGGAGGCGTACCTATATTAGAAAATGCTTTAGGGTTGGATGCTGATTTTGCTTTAGTGAGAAACAGTTATGAAGAATGTGTAGATTTTGTTGTTAAAGAACTAGATGAAGCTGCCGCTATTCTTCCCGAAACCCGTCCGGACAATGAATTTGGACGTGCTACAAAATTAGCAGCATTGTCAGTAAAATCGCGAACTTTGCTCTATGCCGCCAGCACATTGCATGATCCCGCAACTGAGCCAAGTGGACCTTTGTATGATTATACGAAAGCTAGCAAATGGCAAGATGCTTCAGATGCCGCCAAAGAGATTATAGATTTAGTTGGCGCACGAGACCTTATTGCTGTTGCCGATGTGAAGGAATATCAAGATTTATTTTTATCTCCTAATCAAGATATCTTATTTGCTAGAGCTTATAGTGCATTGTATTATGATTTTGGTACGGATGCAAATTCTTTATGGAACCAGACCCAAGCCCCAAGTGGCTTTGGAAGTTGGGCTTTATCCTCTCCTACTCACAATTTTGCGCTATTATTCAATATGGCTGATGGAAGCAGTACCTCAGATGGTAGTTATGACCCCGCCAATCCAAATGCTAATCGTGAAATGCGTTTTTATGCCGATTTATTTTACCAAGGTTCTGAATTTAGGGGGAGACAGGTTGATTATGCCCTAGCTGACAACCCAAGTGAAGCTACACCACACGGGTTAGATTCACCTGAAGGATTAGGAAATACTGCGCATTCCTCAAAAACAGGATATAACATTAGAAAGTTTCAAGATGAAAGTGTTGGCTTAACGGAGGTCTCTCCAAACCGCCCGTTTATTTTGTATCGCTTAGCTGAGATTTATTTGAATTATGCAGAGGCTCAGTATGAACTGGGGCAAGAAGGAACTGCACGTGAGTTTGCAAGTAAAGTAGCTACGAGAGGTTTACAACCTGCAATTACTGCCTCTGGTACAGATTTACTTGAAGCTATTAAAAGAGAAAGAAGAGTAGAGTTGGCTTTTGAAGGACACAATTTCTTTGACGAGAGAAGATGGATGAACGAAGCCCATTTAGGTTTTGACGTAAAAGGTCTTTCTTGGAAAAAAGCCACAGATGGTACTTTATCAAATGAAGAATACACTGTAGTTGAAAGACCATGGTTCGAAAGACAATATTATCTACCCATACCACAGTCTGAAGTTGAAAAAGCACCTTCAATGGTTCAGAATGTGGGATACTAA